The DNA segment agaaaatattttgttgcgaatgaacaaggtagtgaggaattgtccatatgtaagatcataattattgatacgggtcttttccacataaaaagggaatcttttgttacaatagaaccagaagtgatttggatcattcaagaatcgaagtcgatttgctttataaaaagaagatatcaatgaacttctatgaaatggtttcacgggattcagccaattgtctcgatcatggaatatcattgagaaataggaatccgtgttatcaaaggatttcctgcgattatttctagtatagaatgagtcaatcatccactctggtatctttttgaacaaaaatggtaatgttgttcctccattgataaagaattccggtctttgggaagtatcatgatcatccaataagaagggtttcaatttattcaaatgaacgatttgaacacctattgattctaacaactgattgcggagttgatcattcggacctttcaattcacggatatggatctcggacctatgaatggggatattcccgatactcacaaagaaaaggggaagtgacttggacaaaaagggaagtgacttggacaaaaagggaagtgacttggacaaaaagaaacgaagtgacttagacaaattttgtttgtcgatagcctcggaccaatcaatcgaatattgattaatacgtaaccgatcgaacactacttgaaaacggttcttctgttcagaaacgaaatgttccaaatgttcctggaaattcttgctctcattggaccatttgtatctatatacatcaggatcccgattcatggatctctcggttcgagaaaaaagaggatcaaaccatttcttctgactctttttcaaattcgataaatgttggttgatcgtatatttcattatagttatatgattcagagtatcatttcctatttgatccctttgaattccatattcgaagttgcgatcggatctattcattaaaaagaatcgattagatacatttcttatgtacccataggtgctatattggatttgaatcagatttcggatcaatctatattgattgactgcctccattatgttgttgctagcaaataccgctgtttttagttttggatcttccaaatcattcccgcagtagatccggaccgatttttttctgatccttcgataaaaagattcattctcttcataaaaaagaggaggtagaaccaataaagatttctttttcgattcatctctggagttgaatacctcattcaagaattttttttgatccaacccgtaggaatcaatagaaaaggcaaatcccctatgatacaccagatccggctcggttattgatagagtgaatagatctgccatttcttgaaatctctcttctgattcaaaatcgtggtgtaacgtgtatccccttttgttccggtcatggaatagatgaaataaatcaaaaaatggatttttgttcaagaatgaaatcttattggaactgtccatatccggttcatccttcggaaccatatcacatcccggatctgatgaaataggatgaattgagacggtattttgtaaatacataattatcttgaatatatcaaccatttcttatatatatatatatatatatatatatatatatatatatatatatatatatatatatatatatatatatatatatatatactgtttgcttcataacaaaaatgaagtattggatgccttcaaaatctttaaggctgaagttgagaaccaatgtggtaagtaaattaaaattatgagataggtggagaatattatggtagatataatgAAAATGGACAAACACCTAGTTCTTTTGCTAAGTTTATTCAAGAACATGtgattgttgcccaatacactatgccagaTTTTTCAGACGAGATGGTGTTGCAGAAAAAGAAACCGAATATTATTTGACATGGtgtggagtatgcttagcaactccaatcttcctaagttcttatgGACTAAAGTACTAAAAACGGTAATGTATTCAATAAAGGACTAAAGATATTTATTcgataaagattaatttaaattattaagctAAGCGTATATATCAAGTGAGAGaatgtaaccgttctcattaagttcatcattcattaccatcaatttctttatttattgtggtttaaatattttaattttttaaattattagtattaaatattatatttaatatcattaaaaaattttattatagtccaatcgttacaaatttgaattaattcttgaacgttataaaGTTCATGATAATAAATGTCTTTGATGGGAGAACGTCTATATAAACGAGGGTTTTGGTCTTTAAGCTCAATATCTCTCTCAAGTCTAAAGGATTTCCtataccatctaaagcgagagttttgagccgagaagtaccaaaaTACAAAAAGAAACTATTGCTAAAATTATTGATAACAATGGGAGATACACAATTTTGGGTTTCacttatgtttctattataatagtttagaaacatattttggtagaaaattatatatatatatatatatatatatatatatatatatatatatatatatatatatatatatatatatatatatatatatatatatatatatatatatatatatatatatatatatatatatatatatatatatatatatatatatactcttcaaAGTCCAATTATGCATTTCTTGTAGCTCCACCTACATGAAGCATAAAAGCAAAGGGGTTCGTCAATATATTTCTTGTAGCAACGGCAATCTCAGCTTGATCTCAATCTTAAAAGCAACCATATTTATAGCCAATCGAATCGGGAAGCTATTTCACGCCATTTGACTCGTAGCATATTCTATCGATAAAAGAGTTTACTTTGCCCACTCGATTTTTCCCAAAtaatgaatgaaatgcagaggttTCATATAAATAGCATATACTACAGAAGTCAACTACACTTCTTTAGCGACTTGGAGTACGTAATCCGATTTCAATTCTCACTTCTTTTACTTGGTTATCGAGCAATCCAAGCTCATTGTTCCTTTGGGCAGCAAAGAAACCCCACCCCACTTAGTCAACGCTTGGGAGCGCCACATGCATGCTTTGACCAATCCGCAACAGAATTCCTTTCCCTTAAAGTAAACTCGACACCTTTCTCCATGGCTTACTCATATACCGATCTATCTATATAGATAGCCCTAAAACTACAAGGCCATTGCGCTGACACCCTTTGGTTCTCTGCCTCGGCAAAGCAATGGCCTCCTGGTCTTCCATAACGCTCGCTTTGGTGCTCATCTTCTCCATGTCGAAAGCGCAAGGTGCAAGCTCGATCTCGTCGTCACGAAACCTGCACGCAATCTACTCGATGACTTTTGGACTTGCTTCGCAGGGGCCGGCGTGGAGTGCGAGCGCTTGGACGCGAGCGCCTGCGCCTACGCGGTGTCGTCGTCGGGAATGCGCTGCGTGCTGGAGAGGAACGCCGGGGGCGCCTACGCGTGCGCCATGTCGGAGATCGGCGCCGAGGGGTTCGTCGACTGGGTCGAGACGGAAGGGTGCATCGCGGCGTGCGGCCTCGATCGGAGAACCGTCGGGATATCGTCGGACTCGTTGCTGGACGCTAACTTCCGGCGGAAGCTGTGCTCCTCGGAGTGCTTCCGTGGCTGCCCGAACGTAGTCAACCTCTACTTCAATCTCGCAGCTGGCGAAGGTACACTGCAAGCACAGCAATATCATAGCCACTTGTTGTGATCTTGACGTGTGGATTCAACAGGAGTGTTCCTTCCCACCTTATGTGAAGCACAGCGAATGAATGCTCACCGTGAGATGGCGGAGATACGAAGCAGCGGTGCGGCAGCAGTGATGGCATATGAGTGGTTTGGAGAGTCTCCTGCTTATCCTCCGAGCGACATCCCTCTCGACGTCTTCCCCCCGGCAGAATCACCCATCATGCTGTAGTTTGTGTAACATTGAGTAATTATATTGCCGCCATGGGAATCTTCTTCCCTCACGACTCTGAGCAATTGATTCCCAGGAACACCATATGCCAAGCTCTCATCTTAGAAGTATTGCTCCCATACAAAGGGATCTGAATGAATAGAGTATGGGTTGGTGATGAACAGCTTCTTATTATGAAGTCAAGACGAAGCATTTGTCTTTTTAGCCTTCAAAGGAACCCTTTGGAGCTTCCACGAAACTCGATAGAAGCTTCAAAGGAGCATCTCATGAATGCACTACGAGGTTGTTTATTGATAGAGAATGTGTAATGGTGTCACCTTTTTTTCTTACTCCTCATAGATCTAAATTGAGAATGAGTTTAGATGAATAATTCGTTGATCACAATAGTTGACAGAatactcataaaaaaataaattttcatcaGAATATAGTTTGGGTTATGTTACGGTcagtaactgttcagccgtggccttggggccatCACGGCTTGGTCCGGGTCCGGAAGGTGGTGGTCAACGGGTGTAGGAGCCCCTCGAGTCTGTTGGATCTCCGGAGGCGGTGATCTCCAAAGgcgtcgcacctgcacaaaggtcgggtcggggtgctcgacccgacccctccgacgatcaagttagaagaagatgtggaggggattgtggatgaggcagaagaagagcctctgagtgctttgtgtctgagtgagttcctccttttttctttgcttaggactcaggggtatttatagaggagatttgatgttacctgacgtagctgtctgcaAGGCGTCTAACATCACCAcaggggttgcgtgggaggccgagctgctgcagggtatggagagcctcgggcagtgtgtcgctcagggggttgctgccatggcgtgtcacatcgccacttttacccctatcatatgcccccccgaaaggagctatgcgtcggttcttgcatgcaaggggtccgatgcatggcttcttacttcaggtgggctggtcatgcggatccgaggcgtatgacgtaggcgggctagccgcgcggacGCGTCTTgtgcaacatggggccgaggtgcgcaacttagtcaggaagccgagcagggttggactcggggccgatggagccgatgagggccgaggagcacagcgtaggtggggtgaccgcgcaggtgtggacccgagatggcgtagagccgagggccgaggagcacaacgcaggcggggtgaccgcgcaggtgtggtgccgggatggcgtagagccgagggccgaggagcacaacgcaggcggggtgaccgcgcaggagtgcctcgggcattacgcgaccgaggagtatgacgcaggcgggtggaccgctctggtgtgcctcgggcattacgcgaccgaggagcaaggcaggggcgggctgaccgcgctgaagtgcctcgggcattacgcgaccgaggagcaaggctgaagagcctcgggcattacgcgaccgaggagtatgacACAGGCGGGCGGACCGCTctggtgtgcctcgggcattacgcgaccgaggagcaaggcaggggcgggctgaccgcgctgaagtgcctcgggcattacgcgaccgaggagtatgacgcaggcgggtggaccgctctggtgtgcctcgggcattacgcgaccgaggagcaaggctgaagagcctcgggcattacgcgaccgaggagtatgacgcaggcgggcggaccgctctggtgtgcctcgggcattacgcgaccgaggagtatgacgcaggcgggtggaccgctctggtgtgcctcgggcattacgcgaccgaggagcaaggcaggggcgggctgaccgcgctgaagtgcctcgggcattacgcgaccgaggagcaaggctgaagagcctcgggcattacgcgaccgaggagtatgacACAGGCGGGCGGACCGCTctggtgtgcctcgggcattacgcgaccgaggagcaaggcaggggcgggctgaccgcgctgaagtgcctcgggcattacgcgaccgaggagcaaggctgaagagcctcgggcattacgcgaccgaggagcaaggcaggggcgggctgaccgcgctgaagtgcctcggggtttatggagccgaggggcacgatgcgggcgtactggcggcactggtctgtctcgggaacatggagccaaggagcacgacgcaggcggctggcggcgcaggtgtggtctcgggcattgcgcgaccgaggagcacgacgcaggcgggcagaccgcgcaggcgtggtcgcaagggccatgcgaccgagtagcacgacgcaggcgggcaggacgcgatgacgtggactcgggcaccatgcagCCGAGGTACATGATAGAGGCGGACatgccgcgccgaggtagatctcggcagtgattggccgaggtgctcggtgcaggcaggctgcgagggacgtaacccaggtgggcaaggtagtggatatggccgaggagttcggcgcgagcaggctggccgtgcagacgtgtctcggggtttatggagccgaggggcacgacgcgggcgtactggcggcactggtctgtctcgggaacatggagccaaggagcacgacgcaggcggctggcggcgcaggtgtggtctcgggcagtgcgcgaccgaggagcacgacgcaggcgggcagaccgcgcaggcgtggtcgcaagggccatgcgaccgagtagcacgacgcaggcgagcaggaTGCGAGGAtgtggactcgggcaccatgcagccgaggtacacgatagaggcggacaggccgcgccgaggtagatctcggcagtgattggccgaggtgctcggtgcaggcaggctgcaacTGAGGTGGTGGGCTTGGCAAGCATGGAGCTGAGGGGTTCGGCGCAAGCAAGCCGCGGTCGAGGGGCGTGAACCAGGCGGATATGGCCGTGGagttcggcgcaggcaggctggccgcgcagacgtgtctcggggtttatggagccgaggggcacgacgcgggcgtactggcggcactggtctgtctcgggaacatggagccaaggagcacgacgcaggcggctagcggcgcaggtgtggtctcgggcattacgcgaccgaggagcacgacgcaggcggctagcggcgcaggtgtggtctcgggcattacgcgaccgaggagcacgacgcaggcgggcaaaccgcgcaggcgtggtcgcaagggccatgcgaccgagtagcacgacgcagacgggcaggacgcgaggacgtggactcgggcaccatgcggccgaggtacacgatagaggcggacaggccgcgccgaggtagatctcggcagtgattggccgaggtgctcggtgtaggcggatagaccgcgcatgaggccgaggcgccgaggcagcgtgcgggctgcgcatgaggccgagtggccgaggcagtgaggctgcttgctggctgcgcgtgaggccgaggagccgaggcagcgaggcagcaaggcagcgtgctacttgctgcgcatggggctgaggagccgaggcagcgaggcagcaaggcagtaaggcagcgtgctggctgcgcatgaggccgagtggccgaggcagcgaggctgcttgctggctgcgcgtgaggccaaggcagcagcgtgttggctgcgaatgaggccgagtggccgaggcagcgtgttggctgcgcatgaggccgaggcagcagcgtgttggctgcgcatgaggccgagtggccgaggcagcgtgctggctgcgcatgaggccgagtggccaaggcagcgaggctgcttgctggctgcgcgtgaggccgaggagccgaggcagcgaggcagcaaggcagtgtgctacttgctgcgcatggggctgaggagccgaggcagcgtgctggctgcgcatgaggccgagtggccgaggcagcgcagtgcttgctgcgcatgaggccgagtggccaaggcagcgaggctgcaaggcagcgtgctacttgctgcgcatggggctgaggagccgaggcagcgtgctgcttgctgcgcatgaggccgagtagccgaggcagcgaggcagcgtgttggagtGAACATAGCTTACCTTAACAGGGTTCTTGGGGGAGAAGAAGGACGACCTCCAGTTGTTGATGAGGCCTTCATCAATGATGACGAAGCCTTCGATGTAGTTGAACCTTTCGCTCCGGTGGGCGCTGTGGAGCGAGACGAGGAGCTCCTGGTCTCTGGTGAAGGCCGCGGAGTCGAAGTACAGTACTCGGATCCATCTCACCCCGTGAGGAGCTGTCTCCAGTGCAATCCGGGCTCTGATGATGATCCCAAACTGTCCCAGACCACCGAGAACTCCATGGAACAGCTCTGAGTTCTGCTCTTCTGAGCATGTTATCAGCTCGCCCTTGCCTGTGACCATATCGAGCTCGTGGACATTGCTGATCTGAGGTCCGTGGTGAAAGTCTTGCCCGCTTGCGCCGGCGTTGGAGAGAGAGCTGCCGACCGACAAGTAGAGGTAGTCGGTCCATGACTTGGGCGCGAGGCCGCCGTTGGCTAGCGTCCAGTTCAACACATCGACCTGGAGATCACGCCCCGAGGCGTCGACATAGTACTCGCCCGTGGACGGCGAGCACGTCGGCTCCGGGCGGGGCGCGATCCGACCGCGACTCGTCTGGACCACGACGCCGTCCGGCGAGAGCGTCTGGCCCTTGATCGAGTGGCTGTGTCCCCTGGCGGAGACCGGCAACCAgcgggccgcgcgcgtgggaccgaggggccgacgAGGGCGGAGGCGcgcggggccgagccgcgcgcgtgggggccgaggcgccgaggcgcgcaggctggtcgcgcgcgtggggccgacgcgctgGGACCGGGGAGCCGAGGCGCATGGG comes from the Musa acuminata AAA Group cultivar baxijiao chromosome BXJ1-10, Cavendish_Baxijiao_AAA, whole genome shotgun sequence genome and includes:
- the LOC135594937 gene encoding uncharacterized protein LOC135594937: MASWSSITLALVLIFSMSKAQGAGVECERLDASACAYAVSSSGMRCVLERNAGGAYACAMSEIGAEGFVDWVETEGCIAACGLDRRTVGISSDSLLDANFRRKLCSSECFRGCPNVVNLYFNLAAGEGVFLPTLCEAQRMNAHREMAEIRSSGAAAVMAYEWFGESPAYPPSDIPLDVFPPAESPIML